From one Populus alba chromosome 17, ASM523922v2, whole genome shotgun sequence genomic stretch:
- the LOC118030129 gene encoding disease resistance protein RPM1 — MAEVAVEYLVRKLKDRILFETDRRSAAELNSIKIEFEKLRPFLKNADWRKMMVADNTIVKWVTDVINLVYEIEDVIDKDSIGRKESYGSLSSLVDFVSEFFNYGTTSNKPQTSYKSLLVHVSDRIKELEATRKQLSLLGDITKAKHENLIQHSKSSHKLPLTNMIGRSKEFMMLKELLVHVVEADRPYLVAVTGNEGVGKTTLVLRVYESVQRHFDCSAWISVCGRSITGILRNMATDFSRGHSVMKLVSNLDKKGDKDLANMICDYLGGKNFLLVLDGLDTLDTFEDIKRALPARCRGKVVVTTCNSAIPAVICRHVLHLDPLLAEDGLGLLRGRALVQQYDLGEVPWPSSVKLVEKKILHICEGIPLSIATMGSLLSTINLEEVGNWNEVLHMLEEANQCMPQSNLIKKVITVCYFSLPAMLKCCFLYCGMFPRHCDIQCKRLIRLWVAEGFTGRQLFGITEEESAKYLLEELIQRNLLQVARVGVNGEVESCTLLQPVHDFICDMSQKDQIFSVYESTQQAWPLKASRFVAIHGEIENRTPNSLPREIRSLHFFWGGPNQTAILLNLVSKVKLLHVLDLQNVPIDTLPDEIGDLVELRYLDLRNTRLHELPPSLQNLCELQTLDVRNTPVRALPSGFDSLKMLKHLLLADSYGNRVVKLDAEIMFLKDLQTLAGVKLTQNVAVGLNHLPKLLKLSVGEVEGGKNSLCLSESINQMKDLSSLTIKCAWRKEVQIQISNPLENLEKLRVGGWIRDLLRWISRLSSLKYLHLWDCMLNQDPISSLQHLPNLAVLSLSKAFKGKQIGCDNIAGFPKLKRLSIFHFEELTEWTKIEEGSMEKLQILTIGWCRKLKLPPRGLESLKDLETLQITNMYPEFAEEAKVISRCSGLNFSVVEQVASQTRQQNLT; from the coding sequence ATGGCTGAGGTAGCGGTGGAGTACCTCGTTAGAAAATTGAAGGATCgaattttatttgaaactgACAGACGAAGTGCGGCAGAATTAAATAGCATCAAGATTGAGTTTGAAAAACTCAGGCCATTTCTGAAAAATGCAGATTGGAGAAAGATGATGGTGGCTGACAACACAATTGTGAAATGGGTGACAGATGTGATAAACCTGGTGTATGAGATTGAAGATGTCATTGACAAGGATTCCATTGGAAGAAAGGAGTCATATGGGTCTCTGTCCTCACTTGTTGATTTTGTGAGTGAATTTTTTAACTATGGGACCACATCAAATAAACCTCAGACTAGTTACAAGTCATTGCTGGTGCATGTCTCAGATAGGATTAAAGAACTAGAAGCCACAAGGAAGCAACTGAGCTTGTTAGGAGACATCACTAAAGCCAAACATGAAAACCTGATACAACATTCAAAGTCCTCTCATAAGCTTCCATTGACCAATATGATTGGAAGGAGCAAAGAATTTATGATGCTCAAGGAATTGCTTGTTCATGTGGTCGAGGCTGATAGGCCATATCTTGTTGCTGTAACTGGAAATGAAGGTGTTGGCAAAACAACACTTGTCCTAAGAGTGTATGAGAGTGTGCAGAGGCATTTTGACTGTTCTGCCTGGATTTCTGTTTGTGGGCGTTCAATCACTGGAATTTTAAGAAACATGGCTACAGATTTTTCCAGAGGCCATTCAGTAATGAAGCTGGTGAGTAATTTGGATAAAAAAGGTGACAAGGATTTAGCAAACATGATCTGTGACTACTTAGGTGGTAAGAACTTCTTGCTAGTCTTAGATGGCTTAGATACCTTAGATACCTTTGAAGATATTAAGCGTGCACTACCCGCTAGATGCAGAGGGAAGGTGGTGGTGACAACCTGTAATTCAGCAATTCCTGCGGTTATATGCAGGCATGTTCTCCATCTTGATCCACTACTGGCAGAAGATGGTCTGGGGCTTCTTCGCGGACGAGCACTCGTGCAGCAATATGACCTTGGTGAGGTGCCTTGGCCTTCTTCAGTGAAATTGGTTGAAAAGAAGATTTTGCATATTTGTGAAGGCATCCCCTTATCAATTGCCACTATGGGGAGCTTGCTTTCAACAATCAACCTAGAAGAAGTTGGGAATTGGAATGAGGTCCTTCATATGCTGGAGGAAGCTAATCAGTGTATGCCTCAGTCCAATTTGATCAAGAAAGTCATCACAGTATGTTACTTTAGCCTGCCAGCAATGCTGAAATGCTGCTTCCTTTATTGTGGAATGTTTCCCCGCCATTGTGACATCCAATGTAAGAGGCTGATTCGGTTATGGGTGGCAGAGGGCTTTACAGGAAGACAGCTCTTTGGGATAACAGAAGAGGAATCTGCCAAATACCTCTTAGAAGAGCTTATCCAAAGGAATTTGCTTCAAGTGGCACGTGTAGGTGTAAATGGGGAGGTGGAATCTTGTACACTCCTGCAGCCAGTGCATGATTTTATCTGTGACATGTCACAAAAGGACCAGATATTTTCTGTGTATGAGAGCACCCAGCAGGCTTGGCCATTAAAGGCATCACGTTTTGTTGCCATACatggagaaattgaaaatagaaCACCTAATTCCCTCCCTAGAGAGATCCGTTCTTTGCATTTCTTTTGGGGGGGGCCAAACCAGACGGCTATCTTGTTGAACTTGGTATCGAAAGTTAAACTCCTGCATGTGCTGGATTTGCAAAATGTTCCTATTGACACCTTGCCTGATGAAATTGGCGATCTTGTTGAGTTGCGCTATCTAGACCTGAGGAACACGAGGCTACATGAGCTTCCACCATCCCTTCAAAATCTGTGTGAACTACAGACACTTGATGTTAGAAACACACCGGTAAGGGCTTTGCCTAGTGGCTTTGATAGCCTCAAGATGTTGAAGCACCTTCTTCTTGCAGATTCATATGGCAACAGGGTAGTGAAGTTGGATGCCGAAATCATGTTTCTTAAAGACCTCCAGACACTAGCAGGTGTGAAACTTACACAAAATGTTGCTGTAGGACTAAACCACCTTCCTAAACTTCTGAAGCTGTCAGTGGGAGAGGTAGAAGGTGGAAAAAATTCTCTGTGTCTGTCAGAATCCATCAATCAGATGAAAGACCTCAGTTCCCTGACCATAAAATGCGCTTGGAGGAAGGAAGTTCAAATACAGATATCAAATCCTCTTGAGAATTTGGAAAAGTTACGTGTTGGAGGTTGGATTAGAGATTTGCTGAGGTGGATAAGCAGGCTAAGCTCCCTCAAGTATTTGCATCTATGGGACTGTATGTTGAATCAAGACCCCATCTCAAGCCTCCAGCATTTGCCCAATCTTGCTGTCCTTTCATTGTCCAAGGCTTTCAAAGGGAAGCAGATAGGTTGTGATAATATTGCTGGATTTCCGAAGCTCAAGAGACTATCAATTTTTCACTTTGAAGAATTAACTGAATGGACAAAGATAGAGGAAGGATCAATGGAAAAACTTCAGATTTTAACCATTGGTTGGTGTCGTAAACTAAAATTGCCTCCAAGAGGCCTTGAAAGTCTCAAGGATCTTGAAACACTGCAGATAACCAACATGTATCCAGAATTTGCAGAAGAGGCAAAAGTGATCTCTCGTTGTTCAGGCTTAAACTTTTCAGTTGTTGAACAAGTAGCTTCTCAAACTCGTCAACAGAATCTTACCTAA